Proteins from a single region of Leucoraja erinacea ecotype New England chromosome 25, Leri_hhj_1, whole genome shotgun sequence:
- the bri3bp gene encoding BRI3-binding protein codes for MASMAMVGWRRLLHLLLLFLLGAGSVHSAKARRAPEYNKPPGNFFKQAADGVHRNMVAVFGQDMVEAVCKFFSRTTEQFVFGMDVLVETVWKIWSDLLEILGIDASNLHQYLNPATAIHQPSQVLLISVAVLLAYWFISMCLGFLFYTLRTVFGCFFWIARIVFFALACLYILQKSEGDPEGAVLPLCFIVLTYVITGPVGLYWRRGGGHVEEKLEHLDGQIRLMNIRLNKVLEKLDETSA; via the exons ATGGCGAGCATGGCGATGGTCGGGTGGCGGCGGCTGCTCCACCTTCTGCTCCTGTTCCTCCTGGGCGCCGGCTCCGTGCACTCGGCCAAGGCCCGCCGGGCCCCCGAGTACAACAAACCCCCGGGCAACTTCTTCAAGCAGGCGGCGGATGGCGTTCACCGCAACATGGTGGCCGTCTTTGGGCAGGACATGGTGGAGGCGGTGTGtaag TTTTTCTCCAGGACCACTGAACAGTTTGTGTTCGGTATGGACGTGTTGGTGGAAACTGTGTGGAAGATATGGTCAGACCTCCTGGAGATTCTCGGAATTGATG CATCAAACCTGCACCAGTATCTGAACCCAGCGACAGCAATTCATCAACCCTCTCAAGTCCTCCTGATATCCGTTGCTGTGCTTTTAGCTTACTGGTTTATATCAATGTGTCTGGGATTTCTATTTTATACATTACGCACAGTATTTGGCTGTTTTTTCTGGATTGCACGGATAGTCTTTTTTGCCCTTGCTTGTTTGTATATTCTGCAGAAGTCGGAAGGTGACCCTGAAGGCGCAGtgcttcccctttgctttatagTTTTAACGTACGTTATAACCGGTCCAGTTGGCTTGTattggaggagaggaggtggtCATGTAGAGGAGAAACTTGAACATCTTGATGGTCAAATCCGGCTCATGAACATTCGTCTTAATAAGGTGTTAGAAAAGCTTGACGAAACCTCTGCTTAG